From Methyloterricola oryzae, the proteins below share one genomic window:
- the pseB gene encoding UDP-N-acetylglucosamine 4,6-dehydratase (inverting) — protein MFNGKSILVTGGTGSFGQRFARTILEHYEPARLVIFSRDELKQFEMQQVFDGPCMRYFIGDVRDRERLVQATKGVDYVVHAAALKQVPAAEYNPMECIKTNIYGADNVIHAALANNVEKVIALSTDKAANPVNLYGATKLASDKLFVAANNVAGSQSTRFAVVRYGNVVGSRGSVVPYFAQLIGQGAKELPITDPTMTRFWISLDEGIQCVVKSFRRMQGGEIFVPKLPSSRITDLAKAMAPHLPQTVIGIRPGEKLHEVMCPRDDCHLTVEFTDHFVIRPAIRFFGLQSDYAHNALDEIGSPVPQGFEYSSGSNPVFLSVEEIRSLLTKSGCYPDRRHADRRGKRA, from the coding sequence ATGTTCAACGGAAAGTCAATTCTTGTAACAGGCGGAACCGGCTCTTTTGGACAGCGGTTTGCCCGGACGATTCTGGAACACTACGAACCTGCCCGATTAGTGATCTTTTCCCGGGACGAACTCAAACAGTTCGAGATGCAACAGGTGTTCGACGGCCCCTGCATGCGTTATTTCATAGGCGATGTGCGCGATCGTGAACGATTGGTACAAGCCACAAAAGGTGTGGATTACGTCGTGCACGCGGCAGCCTTGAAGCAGGTGCCTGCCGCCGAATATAACCCCATGGAGTGCATCAAGACCAATATCTATGGCGCAGACAATGTGATCCACGCCGCGCTTGCCAACAACGTCGAAAAAGTAATCGCACTCTCCACCGACAAAGCCGCCAACCCCGTCAACCTATACGGCGCAACCAAATTGGCGTCGGACAAGCTGTTTGTGGCCGCCAACAATGTGGCGGGCAGTCAATCGACCCGATTTGCCGTTGTCCGCTACGGCAATGTCGTAGGCTCACGAGGTTCGGTCGTGCCCTACTTCGCGCAGTTGATTGGCCAGGGAGCCAAAGAATTGCCTATCACGGATCCTACCATGACACGGTTTTGGATCAGCTTGGACGAAGGCATCCAGTGCGTGGTTAAGAGCTTTCGGCGCATGCAGGGAGGGGAAATCTTCGTACCTAAGCTCCCATCCTCGCGAATTACCGATCTGGCAAAAGCGATGGCGCCGCATCTCCCGCAAACCGTGATTGGCATCCGTCCGGGTGAAAAACTTCACGAAGTGATGTGCCCGCGGGATGATTGCCATCTCACGGTGGAATTCACCGACCATTTTGTCATCCGTCCCGCCATACGCTTCTTCGGGCTTCAGTCAGACTACGCCCATAATGCCCTCGACGAGATCGGCTCCCCCGTCCCACAAGGTTTCGAATATTCATCGGGCAGCAATCCGGTGTTTCTCTCGGTTGAAGAGATTCGCTCCCTACTCACGAAAAGCGGTTGCTACCCCGACCGCCGGCACGCCGACCGGCGCGGAAAACGCGCATGA
- the pseC gene encoding UDP-4-amino-4,6-dideoxy-N-acetyl-beta-L-altrosamine transaminase — MIPYGRQHIGDSDIAAVVDVLRSDWLTQGPAIPRFEQAVADYCGAASGVAVNSATAALHLACLALDLGPGDVLWTSPITFVASANCARFCGAAVDFVDIDGETLNMSAEALEAKLHRAKHSGRLPKVVVPVHFAGRTCDMASIRELSERYGFKIIEDASHALGAQYKSQPVGACAFSDLTVFSFHPVKMITTGEGGMVLGNQGKFMRRIERLRSHGITRLTNEMDGESHGDWYYQQTELGYNYRMTDMQAALGTSQLRKLDGFLEIRRQLVRRYNELLADLPVRVPIYDDRSAWHLYVIRLETPYRRRAVYDSMRAAGIGVNVHYIPVHLQPYYQELGFEPGDFPIAEAYYAAALTLPLYPDLADSAQIRVVEALRDALS; from the coding sequence ATGATCCCTTACGGCCGCCAGCATATCGGAGATTCAGATATCGCCGCAGTGGTCGATGTGTTGCGGTCCGACTGGCTGACACAGGGACCTGCGATACCCCGCTTCGAACAGGCCGTAGCCGACTACTGCGGAGCGGCCTCCGGCGTGGCAGTGAACAGCGCAACCGCGGCCTTGCACTTGGCGTGCCTCGCTCTGGATTTGGGGCCGGGAGATGTTCTTTGGACTAGTCCCATCACTTTCGTCGCTTCGGCCAACTGTGCGCGTTTCTGCGGCGCCGCAGTAGATTTTGTAGATATTGATGGCGAAACGCTCAACATGAGCGCGGAAGCGCTGGAGGCCAAATTGCACCGGGCCAAGCATAGCGGGCGGCTTCCTAAAGTCGTGGTGCCTGTGCACTTTGCCGGGAGAACGTGTGATATGGCTTCCATTAGGGAACTATCAGAGCGATACGGGTTCAAGATTATTGAGGACGCCTCGCATGCCTTAGGCGCGCAGTACAAAAGTCAGCCGGTAGGCGCTTGCGCGTTTTCGGATCTGACCGTATTCAGTTTCCATCCTGTGAAAATGATTACAACAGGTGAGGGTGGAATGGTCTTGGGCAACCAAGGCAAATTCATGCGCCGAATAGAGCGTCTGCGCTCTCACGGAATTACCCGCTTAACGAATGAAATGGATGGTGAGAGCCACGGCGACTGGTACTATCAGCAGACCGAGCTCGGCTACAACTACCGTATGACGGACATGCAGGCCGCGCTGGGCACATCGCAATTGCGAAAGCTCGACGGCTTTCTCGAGATTCGCCGTCAGCTGGTGCGGCGCTATAACGAGTTGCTTGCGGATTTGCCGGTGCGGGTTCCGATTTACGATGACCGATCAGCTTGGCACCTCTACGTCATCCGTCTTGAGACACCCTACCGCCGCCGGGCTGTTTATGATTCTATGCGGGCCGCCGGAATTGGCGTCAACGTGCACTATATCCCCGTTCATCTGCAACCCTATTACCAGGAATTGGGATTCGAGCCCGGCGACTTCCCAATCGCGGAGGCCTACTATGCCGCAGCCCTTACACTGCCGCTTTACCCGGATTTGGCTGATTCGGCCCAAATCCGAGTGGTGGAAGCGCTGCGG